The Astyanax mexicanus isolate ESR-SI-001 chromosome 4, AstMex3_surface, whole genome shotgun sequence genome segment TCATTACAACATTAACATCACAACTGTTGTACATGTTTTGAACAAATAAAAGACGTGGAAAAAACATTCTGTTTTGTATTTTGAAGGGGGCAACAGTCTAGTGGGTGTGGTGGGGGATGGGTCTACTGGGGCCTGTGTGGAGTTGTGAGGGAGTGGTTGTTATGCTGACGATGAGGCAATAAAAACATGCAACATTTCAAATCATAATATTTCAGTGACTTATCAACTATCCCAAACGGCATAATTGCAGAATTCTTACAAATCTCTATTCTATGTGGGATTTACTTGTAAATACTGTGGCTGTTTCTAATAttgaaatatttgaaaaaaaatcacagctgtTTTAAGTTCCAAACAATTAAAAGAACAAAGCTCTTATGACTTGTTGTGCACTGGGGCTGCAAGGACAGTGGGGACAGAATATCTAAAGCCAAGTAAAGGTTATCTAAAATTTGATTCATTCTCAAAATGCATTAAGCAAGCCCAAATGTAGGTGCTTGTATGATTGCAGAGTTCATCCAGTGCTCAAAATCCTCATAGGTGGGGTGAATAGGCAACCTAATGCAAACAGAGCAGGTATTTGCTTATGGTAGCGGTCTCCGGCACCCTGTTGCATGCAGGAATTCCAAAGACGGTGGGACTTGAAATCCCAGGGGAGGGAGTCTGTCAAGTCCTGATGCAAAGATGAGCACCTTTTCCAGGGTCACAGGGATACACTGGTCACCTGTGGCAAATCATGTTTAAATCTTATTGTGCACGGAACGTGTTATAAGCAAGTTCATTAAAACCATATTTAATGTAGTCTAAGAGATGTAATTAACAGTTCACTGAAATTactattacatgtttttttttgttcttaatcagtatataattaaatatgtgGAACTACAGTTCCTATTTCACCTACTATAAAATCTTGTGTCGTGTAAAGGTCATGATAGTAACGTGTTACGTGTTACAACTTAACAAATATGTTGTGTTacaacttaacacacacacacacacacacacacaattccaccacagtgtaaatttaaaaatgtgctGATGTACCATGTTATGTTTTGCACATTCCTATTACTTACCTTCCATTAGCCAGTCTCTCCAAAAGCAAAGAACTCTGTTCTCCTCACGCCGCCGGTTGCTTCCACGTGGTGAAAAGTTGGGCTGAAACAGACTTATTAGATCCTTGGCCACTAAGGATTTTGAAGATTTTAAAAACAGACCTTCAAATTCGGAGGGGTGCTTACGGATAGCCTCTGCTAAGCCAAATGTCTCCAAACCTTCTGccaacctatatatatatatatatgtatatatatatatatatatatatatatatatatatatatatatatatatatatatatacatatacatgtatatatatatatatatatatatatatatatatatatatatatatatatgtacaaaaaaaaaaagattgtatttAGATTACTGTGTGTCTGCATTGTCATACTTAGTTCAAATTACTGGTACTTACTGTTCCAGTCCTACTTTTACTCTCCCCTCAAAGTAATCCTGGGCAGCTTCAAGGACCAAATCATCCCGCTCATCAAGGTCTTTAATGTGCCGTAATGCTCCAAGGATTGACAAGCTTTCTGAAGCATCAAAAATGGCCAATCTTGCTTCTTCAACAGTAGCAGCATTCTGTATCTgcattccaaaaaagaaaacaattaaaaacttcTATAAATGCAaattaccatagcaactgctttaagcacattaaaacacacacacaccttttccaGCCTGTCATGGAGTTCAGTATTGtggatttcatttaattttaccgTGTGATTAGGTCTTCCTGCCACCATGTTGTACGTTCTTTGAGAAAAGCAATTTGGTGCAACACCTCCATGCAGGAGACACACAGCCATCATCCTGCCAGCAACTCTGTACCTCCCTGTTCGCAGAGCTTAAGTGACAGCACTTGAATAAATATAAcaatttcaataaatatttaatgtattttaaaaggaGTGGTGCAAATACTGCAATTTGGTGCAAGGTGTAAGCAAATGTTTTAACATCCTTAGTCAAGTTTGCTAGCAGTAAATGAATACTATCTAGGAAAAATttgctttttaaacatttaaggcACTGCTTATTTACTTAATGTGGGATatcagaaaaaatacttttttcccaAAATGTTAAATTCAGCCAATAAATAtgaatacatacatttaatatgtGCTGGAGTGTGTTGTCTGTTTTGCTTTATTTGAACTTAGAAATAAAAAAGTTGGCTTTGTGGCATAGTCACCTTCCACCAAGAAGGGCTGTTTTGATTTATATTATATGACTATAGTCCTGTCTGTGTGGTGTTTGCTTGCTTTCCCTGTGTTTGTGTTGATTTCCTCCAGGTGCAGTCACTCAGTAATGAGAAACAATCAAAAAGTTTAATTACACTTCATTAACTATTCCACTGATTTTTCAGCCTTACTCTAATAATCTGAATGAATGCACTAGTAAGTGCATGAAtttcaaatattaaaaatatattttaacacacacacatatatatatatatatatatatatatatatatatatatatatatatatatatatatatatatatatatatataccaaaaatATTAATATGCTAAATACTCATCATGCGAGTCTAATGAAAGATGTTTTTCGTTTTCTGGGCCCTCAAAAAGAGAGCTCTCTTTAATGGCCTGCATCAACAGTCGTGAAAACTCCCTGGTTGGGCCTCCATCATCCACAGCACCCTCTGACATGTCCCAGTCATCCACAAATATAATATCAATCTTCTTCATTGGATCAAACAAAGGCCGTTCAAAAGCACGTACTGCACATGCCATGATGTCATCACGGCAAACATTAATAAGGTTGGCTGATGGACAAGTCCCAAAATCAATCTGTGACCTAAGAACGTTAAGAAGGTCTGAAACATCAACCCTAAAGGAAGGAAAAAATTAATTATGGCTTTATTACTTCAGAGGCTCATCACAATGACAAATTCTTGACCTGTAACACCTGTATGAATAAGGCATTCGTGGCATGGTATTGTCAAGTAAATTTGACCATCTAAAAACTCACCATAGAACGAGGATAGCAGGACATGAGTACTTACCCATCTGACATGAAGTGATCATCCAGATCATGGTCTACCTCAAGTGTGGGACTTAAGATGGGTACAGGCTCAAGAGGAGAGGAAATGCTGTGAGTGGGGGTGGCTGGGGTTGCAATGTACAGAGGAGGAGAAATGCTTCGAGTGGGGGAGGTCAGGGCCATAGTGTCTGGAGAAGGAACTATACTGTGAGTGGAGGTGATGGGTGGTATAGCGTCTGGAGGAAGGCGAATGTTGTGAGTGGTAGAGGTGAGGGGCCCAAGGGGTATAGGAGGGAAAATGCTAAGAGTTGTAGAGGGCTGGAGTACAGTGTCTGGAGGAAGGCAAAGACTGTGAGTGGGGGAGGTCAGTAGGGGAGGCAGTGAAGTTGTTGAGGTCTGAGACTCAATGTCTAGAGGACACATGTTAGTATTGGTAGTTATGGAGGGTGTAGGAACCGTGGAGAGAAGAGATCTGGAAGTGGATAGCAAAGATTCATTCCCACATGAAGTAGACGAATCTTGCTCATTTGACAGTATTTCCTACAAagcaggtgttgtaattagtggCCATACATTTGAACATGGTTCAAAACAAGTGAATATATATAGAATTATATTAATTCCACATACGTTGTGAAGGAGAAAAACTTACCTGTACATCATCTCCTGACATCCATAGAACGTACAATGTACAGGACTCAGAAATCCCATTTACCTCCAGAGTGCCAGTCAAAGTGCTTAACATTGGTGTTGGTGACATGGCCAGCTGTAATGAAAATACTTCACTGGCCATGTCATTGACACCTGCAAATGCCACCAAATCCTGTGGAATAAGAAAAACACTAATTAGCATACTGCAAGTGTACCAATTTGAAACAGACAATTTAAACAAACTGAAAGCCAGTTATTTAAACACCTGGAATGGCTGTGAAGTCAAAAATCTTCTCCTCTGCAACTGACCATCTGAAAACTTTAACTGGATTAAAATCCCCTCATCTGGCTCAAGGACCAAACTCAATCTCTGCCTTCGTTCACCTATTTTCTGAATGAAAGAAACCAAGAAACAttttgatataaataaatgataaatagtatgttataaaaaatcaatactaaTGTCCTGTTTCTCCCTTTAATTGAATAATATTACTTTACTTGTCTTCTGCGCCTCTCCAGTTCACAAACTTGTCTACGCCTCATTTCCTTTTGTAAATAAAACAGGAGTAAAACACTTACCAAAAACAGAATCACATAAAAGCACATTTGACCAGCCATTATGAAATATAACATCACACCAAGTTTCCATATATGATCCAGTTTATACTACATAATTTTCCTTTTGTATATTGGAAAAACAAACAGTGAAACATGcggtttttaaaaaataaactaatctcACTTTGTTTTTTATTGAATTATCAGCCTTATCAATTTACTTTCTATACAACAAAACTATAAATATGAAGTTCCAATTTGTGTGCTTACTTGTTCTCTGTCTATCAGAACACATTGTTGAAATTCCTCATCTTGTTTGCCCTTAATGCCCTCCATGCCAGTAAGTCCTGTGAGTTAAagaatatcaataaaatatatactctACAGGTTTTGCATCATAACTATCAGGTTGATGCTTTACTCACATGCTAAGTATCTCTTTATCCAGATTCAGAGTTAGTtgatatgtattttaaaaaattccATTAATTCATCGTCAAACCCATTTAATCCTATTTgtggctggagcctatcccagcagtcATCGGACGGGAGAAGTTAACCCATATGAACgttccagtccagtccagtaaaAATTAAGCCTCATTTGCTAATTACAAAGACATTCTGCATTcttattaaacttattaaactGATTTCAACTATGCACAACATGATTAGACTGAGGACATTTTACTCAAAAAATCTACTACTGCAAACTATGCTAAACTGGAACAACAGACAGACCATTAATGGAAAACAAATTACTCACATCACCATTGAAACCTGGGGATGAAGTATCAGAGACAACAGCATCCTAATGAAAAAATGGGTGTTAAATATTTTACCACAAGTTTTTTCCAAAACCTTGCATTTCAAGTTAAACATGGTTACAGTCTCCCTGCCTAGCATTTCCTTACAAGTACTGGGCATGCCTAAACACACTTACCTTATTCTTAAGATAAACTAATGTTAAGAGGATACATTTTCTGCAACTTTTTTTCTAGAAGAAGCCCATCTATAACCTCCAACATGTACTGGCTTCCAACTTACCTGACTGCTCCTACTTCCTTCATTGTGAGTTGGATTTGAAGTGGAAATAACCTATCACacaatttaaatgtaatattaaaagcCGTAAACATTGTTCCTCTGCTGAAATAAACCTTAAATGTTATTTGAATGAAACCCTATTAAACAGTGTAATATTTTCTTACTTCTGTGACTTGTGATAGGATTTGATTAATTATGACTGACTatgataaaaaacaaaatgatACCTCACTGCTTGCTCTGGATCGGACGTATACAGCTGATCTTGAAAAGTCAGGGCATGCTTTAATGACTGCAGGGCATTGAGAAGTGAGCTGCACAAGGTGAATTTTTCGCCACCGATCAACTCTGCACAGTTCAAAGGGTTCATTCTGTAGTTCAGGAAAGGTGTCCTTAACCTTCTGCTGAAAGTCACTTTCAGACATGGCGTAAGGGACAGATACCTTTTTAACGGATGCATCAGCtgtgtgacaaaaagaataaaatataaaatgattccAGGAAAAAAACTATTTACATGTACAAAGCTAACAAATGCAGTTGTTTCTCAAACAAAGTCAAGTAACAGTCCACTAAGCTATAAAACCTACTTCTAGGAATTAGGACCTCTTTGCATGTATCTGGCAAAAAAGCCAGTCTCAGGGTGCACATTCTTGTTGCCCGACCTCGGGATGACCGTGTAGGTATGTTATTTGCCCCACCTCTCTGGAAGTCCCTAAGACTAAAAGAAACAGTATTAAACAAATTACACATCTCTACTGAACATCTCTTTCAAAATATATAAATCTGTGATGGTTTAGAGGTGAATTATAAAGACAGTCACAAAAACTAATTTGACCCCAGCAATGTAAACATCcagaaaatgctttaaataaacttaaaaggtattaaatgtattttattgggataattttatttttggttacataatattttaatattttatattatgcgATAAACCAACACATCATAGAAGTGAAGTGAAAATAATATGATACatgtttttctaaatgtttattCAATAATAATCTGCAAAGTGGGGTGCATTTCTATACAGCTCCCTGTACTCTGATACCCCTAAACAAAATCCAGTGTGACTATTTGCTTTCAGAATTCACCTAATGAGTAAATAGATTCAATCTTTTTGTAATTAATTCTCTGTATAACAAAAGCTGCTCTGTGAAAGCCTCAGAGGTTTGTCAGATAACATTAGTGATTGAACACCatcatgaaaaaaagaaacacaccagaaaggtCAGGGATAAAGATGTGGAGAAATGTAAAGCAGAGTTATGTCATAACATATATCCCAAGCAATGAACATCTcacagagcactgttcaatccatgtGACAACTGCAAGCCTACCAAGATGTGTTGGCACACCTAAACTGACAGCCCAGGCAAGGAGAACAATAATTAGATaagctctggaggagctgcagagattcacagctcaggtgggagaatctgtccacaggacaactttTAGTTGTGCACTAaaatgtttatagtttttaaactgaaccatcacatgtttattacataattatataattcactacattgtattgtattattgtaatgtttcatttactttttttttttataaaaagggttattataaatgctatatatatatatatatatatatatatatatatatatatatatatatatatatatatatatttttatttatttattttttttttttttatagcatttataataaccctttttataaaaaaaaagtaaatgaaacattacaataatatacaatatatatatattcggcaGAACCGAGTTAAGTATATTAGTCTGGCCTTCTAAAACCGTTCCAATTTCTTATGTGGCCCCTTGGGAAAATGAATTGCCCACCCCTGGTTTAGATCAAGTCCAAAGCTGAATCCTGACTTTGGGGCTACTAATAATGCACACCACACTTTCCAGATTTGTAATTGTGAAAATAATTGTTAAACATGTAACATTTTACTTTCACTTCACAATTAATTACTACTTGTCAATTGTTAATAAAATACAAGTCTGTGGGTGTAatttggaaaaaaggaaaatgttcaaggggtataaatactttttcatggcacTTTATATATGTTTGCTCTGCCTCtatgttatacatcaatattttctagggctggacccgaatattctgGTATTCACTCGTtgattctgtttttaattttggtattcggatattcgtgtTTTTTGCTTTTCCAGAGCTCCGCCTCACTGTAACATCACACTTTCATTCAGGTTTATGGCGGTATAAGAGCGGCAGTCTTTGGTcaggagtccgagtcaagtctcaagtctcttctgACGAATTATGGCTATCTGTGGGTTTCAGTTTAATCAACTCACAACTTACAACTCACAGTCTGTGTTAGAGAGGATCATAAACGGCATATTTGGCGTTTATTAGTAACGTTAGCCGTTAGCATTAACTGTGTTAGCTAGCTTTGCTAATATTAAAGCCAAACCGTTATTAGACAATATTTTGTGGCAGCAAAatgaaaaaagagggaaagacgAGATGTCTTGAAGAGTTCAATTAATGCACGATTCAGAAACAAAAAAGCAATGTTAGTCTTGTGTTAAGAGTTTGCATTATCGAATTAGCTATGCATGTGCAGGCCGTTTGCATATAACCCTGGTCACACAGAAGTTACCGGTCAATCACACTCCGTCGATTTATGTTCCCTTGACCTGTATCATCTCTGCGAAGATGGCTGTTCACAATTCTGTTAAAGTTTTCCTGAAGCAATCTAAATCTTCGCCCTGCCATTGCTTTCAGTACTTGTtagctctaaataaattacattaaattacagtaaattacatacGGGTTCCTCGCCATCCTCTGGGGGGGGGCGTGCGCTCAAAacgaaaaaaagacaataaaaacacttcacatctataaaacagagaatgctaaaacagtttaaaaaagctatattttaatatagcattatttgtattgtatactttggatgtctattttattaaaatgcaattcatagtatatatattagtcatattattgttattattattattattattattattattattattattattagtttttgtaGTACTAGTCATCTGCACAACAATCTatggttattttgtcattttgatttgctttaggacaataaaaatgtaaaagaaactaataaaagatacagagaaattgtgactctaaatttactaaattcagtggctgaacaccgaatgttgtttactagggcttaaaaaagcaaaattacaatttaaaagtataacattttaaaagttaagactttaagtgtggacagttaggactgaaatattgtgtttatattgattgtagttcattatttttattttttttttagacctaacatttttaataacagccttgctttagtgttaattgtgccgctataatacgacttgacttaatatgactttccctgtgggatctgtcttacacctagcaataatagttatatttcttgtgtgttaatgtagggaatgttatgttccctgagtagggcactgtggcattaaaaatacttgtttatccacattttaatctgtcctagcagatatgaggtgttgtacaggcatattaagactgcttctacagctcagtaaatgttgccatctacaggctgcatattgcaactgcggctttttgagatggacagtaatcccaagacgttaattttttacgtctgtacaggtgaaaaaaagcacgtgatgtacagacggcataaatttacgcctccacacgtaaaaagattacgtctgtacacgtaaaaagataacgtctttatctgtcaacacgtgatttttttacgtgtggacacgtcatatttttacgcgtggaggcgtttctttcccacacgttttggcttagttggcttgccataacaAGTTGCCGTCTTAAGACGTTTGGACGTCTTAAGACGTCCAAAAGTAACGCGTTAACACGGTAAGAtttgccgtcttaagacgttcAAATTGGACGTGTTAACACGGACGTCAATGTAGACGTAAAGACCCAAAGGGCGTTCCATACTGCAgagtttctgcacggctccacgcagagagagaataaacactcccaaaatgtctctctctcagaaaagcacctgaaaagtcctgctcaggtttatacaggaaagatctctgagtaaatgctccatgttagcctagttcagcttcgtcttcatccataatctccacaaacaacaagctcttttcctctagctatatgcctgggatcttaaactaacaaacctcgtgacgtcacctgTGCTGCATGGGCAACATGGCGACGcactagctcaaacgtaacaaacataaatatattataatttagcgtgtaaacattttatataagaGCAGCatggagcgttttccctcagaggaactctgatccacgcggggactcagagcgctctctggttagcagtgttagcggtcctggtgttcagtggaggcggagagagcgcgagtcagtccggggaacagtctgtcggagcggcgctgcagcggagagttcacggctagcgcagagcagctaatacacgaggctaaacacagctagccgagctggctaagctaacagtgctaacagaactttacttatagagagattatcccagctttatccaccagcacactctcagtatggacttcagtgtccttaaagggatagttcggtatttttgacatgagtctgtatggcatcatcataacctgtgtcgtgcatccacactgacttaccccccacagcgtcctgtgagccgagttcttgtccagtttaggtcaaagcgaaagtagtccggcatgtttgctggggtcaggaaaataactcctttttcttcccaaagcagtacgtgttcaaaagagtgatttatttacatcacaaaaaactaacactgcaaaagtcacgcctcgtaaatcacttgggtcctactttctctcatttcgtatcagtgcgcgtcattctgacagcgagctgcgcacgcgtcaacttgttctgtgttttggcagtgcttagcagctgtgttcagactagcaacgcaaacgagctaactttagggagaagtctattggcttttataagctttgtaaacacacacatatatatatatatatatatatatatatatatatatatatatatatatatatatatatatatatatatatatatagctaggtgtgtgtgtgttaaaatggtgcggacttgtgactatccaggctgtagcaacaaagatgtggctgattctccgcagagttttcatcgttttcctgtgactgatgttgctctgaggaaactttgggtactagcgctgggcatccatgtggacacaaaagtggaaaaaataaaaaagcttcgtgtttgcagtgcgcgcttcagcgatgatgactttttatccacatgccctggacaacgacagatgaagaaacggattctgaagaaatctgctgtccctgcaccccaggtaaataaaactgtagcctaccagcagtggctccagtttcatcttccaccacttctctgtccaccctctctctttctgcccgatctaattccatttggcgaagttcaacatctgtatactcgggttcataaagatatccccgtggctctgagcggtgatcaatgttttcctcgtcactctcgtcgtcagacatgttctcgaggcgagaagtaaacaaagcgacccaaacacgtaggctagctgtcaggttgcagcacCGCGcacattgatatggaacgagagaaagtaggacccaagtgatttacgaggcgtgacttttgcatggttagttttttgtgatgtaaataaatcactcttttgaacacgtactgctttgggaagaaaaaggagttattttcctgaccccagcaaacatgccggactactttcgctttgacctaaactggacaagaactcggctcacaggacgctgtggggggtaagtcagtgtggatgcacgacactggttatgatgatgccatacagactcatgtcaaaaataccgaactatccctttaaaattaccggttagtttaattaatactgattattagtgaatttagttcagcctgtgaggaactttttcctcctcgcctctcccgcgctgctactcccgcatctccgctgttctctctcgtcccgtgggcgggcctgttccaatcctctactccacccttcacctgtacacttctccctcagtagatcccttaatcacttttaagtgaccttcttgcaaaaacacagaaaataaattaaatatgtactctgtacggcttttgttttctttttaaaactatttacacaaatacaatgactattttgagcctgtactttttttaaaccactgctatgaatttatatgattttattttattttttagaaaaaaaaaaaattgtaagaaataaaacaaatttaccggACGTGAAACACTGTTACTAGTACTGAAACACTTACATTGGTCAGTaaaaaagcaactgctttgtttgtacatttagctaggctagctaccaataataatggtcagttaaacagcaaatgctgtatttggatattaagctaagctagctaccatttataatagtcagtaaaacaggaaatgctttgtttatacatttggtcagtaaaatagcaaatgctgtgtttggatatttagctagaCAATCCacaaataataatggtcagtaaaacaggaaatactttgtttggacatttagctaggcCAGATACCGATAAAAAATGGTCAATAActcaaatgtagaatttggtaattaagtgtagttggtgaatgactatgcacttcaaaaaaccaaaacaacacaacccacaagcactcaataaagaactttataaacatgaaatcaagttaaacacatgctactctacctttggaagtaattgtatatttaacccttttaagcctgaaccaataaaaaaaaacatctttttccgAATTTCAATCTTAAATGGACTATTATGTTACACTTCAACACAAATCCATTTTACATTGTATTTCTCTGTTGGgcgcctttgagt includes the following:
- the LOC111190630 gene encoding G2/M phase-specific E3 ubiquitin-protein ligase-like; protein product: MQIQNAATVEEARLAIFDASESLSILGALRHIKDLDERDDLVLEAAQDYFEGRVKVGLEQLAEGLETFGLAEAIRKHPSEFEGLFLKSSKSLVAKDLISLFQPNFSPRGSNRRREENRVLCFWRDWLMEGDQCIPVTLEKVLIFASGLDRLPPLGFQVPPSLEFLHATGCRRPLP
- the LOC111190304 gene encoding uncharacterized protein LOC111190304, whose translation is MASEVFSLQLAMSPTPMLSTLTGTLEVNGISESCTLYVLWMSGDDVQEILSNEQDSSTSCGNESLLSTSRSLLSTVPTPSITTNTNMCPLDIESQTSTTSLPPLLTSPTHSLCLPPDTVLQPSTTLSIFPPIPLGPLTSTTHNIRLPPDAIPPITSTHSIVPSPDTMALTSPTRSISPPLYIATPATPTHSISSPLEPVPILSPTLEVDHDLDDHFMSDG